A genomic segment from Cervus elaphus chromosome 14, mCerEla1.1, whole genome shotgun sequence encodes:
- the LOC122707888 gene encoding PRAME family member 12-like, which yields MENITKVLNMMQLDCIQEVSVNCSWHLLTLAMFASFLGQVSHLQRFHLFPIHMSVCEKQEQYHFVQITSQFLRLDHLQDLHLESPSFLEGCLDQLLSKKSSRLVHPESLPDLMSPLRSFTPSKTVLRGGDSILVPVEL from the exons atggaaaATATCACTAAGGTCCTGAATATGATGCAGCTGGACTGTATCCAGGAGGTGAGTGTGAATTGCAGCTGGCATCTGCTCACCCTGGCCATGTTTGCTTCTTTCCTGGGCCAGGTGAGTCATTTACAGAGGTTCCATCTCTTCCCCATCCACATGTCTGTCTGTGAGAAGCAGGAGCAGTATCACTTTGTCCAAATCACCTCTCAGTTCCTGAGGCTGGACCACCTCCAGGATCTCCATCTTGAGTCTCCCTCCTTCCTTGAAGGCTGCCTGGACCAGTTGCTCAG CAAGAAATCTTCTAGATTGGTTCATCCAGAATCCCTCCCAGATCTGATGTCTCCTCTTAGAAGTTTCACACCCAGCAAAACCGTGCTTCGTGGTGGTGACTCCATACTTGTACCTGTTGAATTGTGA